In Populus nigra chromosome 1, ddPopNigr1.1, whole genome shotgun sequence, one genomic interval encodes:
- the LOC133670304 gene encoding phosphatidylinositol/phosphatidylcholine transfer protein SFH13 isoform X2 produces the protein MSGVEGIVVNDENRERRSDFENSEDERRRSKIGNFKKKALNASNKLTHSFKKRGKRIIDNGVSSVSIEDVRDAKEESAVHELRQKLLEKDLLPPGHDDYHTLLRFLKAREFNIDKTIQMWEEMLNWRKEYGTDSILEDFEFEELEEVLQFYPHGYHGVDKEGRPVYIERLGKAHPSKLMRITTIERYLKYHVQEFERAIQEKFSACSIAAKRRICSTTTILDVQGLGIKNFTRTAATLLGGMTKIDSSYYPETLHRMFIVNAGPGFKKMLWPVAQKFLDAQTIAKIQVLEPRSLPKLLEVIESSQLPDFLGGSCSCSAEGECLRSSKGPWNDPEILKLVHNAEPIFVTEISRVSNEKQAFDSYIQIHPLKGKSSDRVTAESGSDIDDPSSPFRQKNSTFPCSTPVDEEVKASDPSIYYSCDDNFTLAEKTVLRGDYPEDQPLEINNLGNIPHEVTSNLEGLFIRWFDFVKEKVGKTSIPNATRTLLSFVIKLFALCRSLPFEYWRRQNNIYPSNLMEHNTDVHSTAAEAMNEEDHVRPCIYRLQRLEKIYEELSKRPAVIPLEKEKMLTESLERIKSVESDLEKTKTLCSQVLHTTVVKQLEIAKLLDNLRESKCRQRRLFC, from the exons ATGTCAG GTGTTGAAGGAATCGTGGTTAATGatgaaaacagagagagaagatCTGATTTTGAGAACTCTGAAGATGAAAGACGACGGTCAAAAATTGgtaatttcaagaaaaaggCTTTGAACGCTTCAAATAAGCTCACCCACTCCTTTaagaaaagagggaaaaggATAATAGATAATGGGGTTTCGTCAGTTTCCATAGAAGATGTAAGGGATGCAAAAGAGGAGAGTGCTGTCCATGAATTGCGCCAAAAGCTTCTTGAAAAAGATTTGTTGCCTCCTGGGCATGATGACTATCATACTTTGTTAAG ATTTTTGAAAGCAAGAGAGTTTAACATTGATAAAACAATCCAGATGTGGGAAGAAATGCTTAACTGGAGGAAAGAATACGGGACAGACTCCATTCTAGAG GATTTTGAATTTGAGGAGCTGGAGGAAGTCTTGCAATTTTACCCTCACGGTTACCATGGAGTTGATAAGGAAGGCCGGCCAGTTTACATTGAGAGGCTTGGGAAAGCTCATCCGAGCAAGCTAATGCGTATCACCACTATAGAACGGTATTTGAAGTACCATGTCCAGGAGTTTGAAAGGGCTATACAGGAAAAATTCTCTGCTTGTTCTATTGCTGCAAAAAGACGGATATGTTCAACTACAACCATATTGGATGTGCAAGGTTTG GGCATTAAGAATTTTACTCGGACCGCTGCAACTCTCTTGGGCGGCATGACAAAAATAGATAGCAGTTATTACCCTGAG ACATTGCACCGAATGTTTATTGTCAATGCTGGTCCTGGCTTTAAGAAGATGCTTTGGCCTGTGGCCCAGAAATTTCTGGATGCACAGACCATTGCAAAGATACAG GTTTTGGAGCCCAGATCCCTGCCTAAGCTACTGGAAGTTATTGAATCAAG TCAATTGCCAGACTTCTTGGGTGGTTCTTGCTCTTGTTCGGCTGAAGGAGAATGCCTTAGATCCAGTAAAGGTCCATGGAATGATCCTGAAATATTGAAG CTTGTACATAATGCAGAACCAATATTTGTGACGGAAATCTCCAGAGTGTCTAATGAAAAGCAGGCATTTGACTCGTATATTCAGATACACCCTCTGAAG GGAAAAAGCAGTGATAGAGTGACAGCAGAATCAGGGTCAGATATTGATGATCCTTCTTCTCCATTCAGACAAAAAAATTCTACATTTCCATGCTCGACCCCGGTTGATGAAGAA GTGAAGGCATCGGATCCAAGTATCTACTACAGTTGTGATGATAATTTTACTCTGGCTGAGAAAACTGTGCTTAGAGGGGATTATCCTGAGGACCAACCACTTGAAATCAACAATTTGGGGAACATTCCCCATGAAGTGACATCAAACCTGGAAG GTTTATTCATCCGTTGGTTTGACTTTGTCAAGGAAAAGGTTGGGAAAACAAGTATCCCAAATGCGACAAGAACCTTGTTATCATTCGTGATCAAGCTATTTGCACTTTGTCGTAGTCTACCATTTGAATATTGGAGAAGGCAGAACAACATTTATCCATCTAATTTGATGGAACATAACACAGATGTCCATTCAACTGCTGCTGAAGCTATGAATGAAGAAGACCATGTCCGTCCATGTATATATCGTCTTCAGAGACTAGAGAAAATATACGAGGAACTTAGCAAAAGGCCTGCTGTAATCCCTTTGGAAAAGGAGAAAATGCTAACAGAATCTCTGGAGAGGATAAAGTCTGTGGAGTCTGACCTTGAGAAAACAAAGA CGTTGTGCTCACAGGTACTGCATACTACAGTGGTAAAGCAACTCGAGATTGCTAAGTTGCTAGACAATTTACGGGAGTCTAAATGTCGT CAAAGAAGATTGTTCTGCTGA
- the LOC133670304 gene encoding phosphatidylinositol/phosphatidylcholine transfer protein SFH13 isoform X1, whose amino-acid sequence MSGVEGIVVNDENRERRSDFENSEDERRRSKIGNFKKKALNASNKLTHSFKKRGKRIIDNGVSSVSIEDVRDAKEESAVHELRQKLLEKDLLPPGHDDYHTLLRFLKAREFNIDKTIQMWEEMLNWRKEYGTDSILEDFEFEELEEVLQFYPHGYHGVDKEGRPVYIERLGKAHPSKLMRITTIERYLKYHVQEFERAIQEKFSACSIAAKRRICSTTTILDVQGLGIKNFTRTAATLLGGMTKIDSSYYPETLHRMFIVNAGPGFKKMLWPVAQKFLDAQTIAKIQVLEPRSLPKLLEVIESSQLPDFLGGSCSCSAEGECLRSSKGPWNDPEILKLVHNAEPIFVTEISRVSNEKQAFDSYIQIHPLKGKSSDRVTAESGSDIDDPSSPFRQKNSTFPCSTPVDEEVKASDPSIYYSCDDNFTLAEKTVLRGDYPEDQPLEINNLGNIPHEVTSNLEGLFIRWFDFVKEKVGKTSIPNATRTLLSFVIKLFALCRSLPFEYWRRQNNIYPSNLMEHNTDVHSTAAEAMNEEDHVRPCIYRLQRLEKIYEELSKRPAVIPLEKEKMLTESLERIKSVESDLEKTKTLCSQVLHTTVVKQLEIAKLLDNLRESKCRVSSSVIID is encoded by the exons ATGTCAG GTGTTGAAGGAATCGTGGTTAATGatgaaaacagagagagaagatCTGATTTTGAGAACTCTGAAGATGAAAGACGACGGTCAAAAATTGgtaatttcaagaaaaaggCTTTGAACGCTTCAAATAAGCTCACCCACTCCTTTaagaaaagagggaaaaggATAATAGATAATGGGGTTTCGTCAGTTTCCATAGAAGATGTAAGGGATGCAAAAGAGGAGAGTGCTGTCCATGAATTGCGCCAAAAGCTTCTTGAAAAAGATTTGTTGCCTCCTGGGCATGATGACTATCATACTTTGTTAAG ATTTTTGAAAGCAAGAGAGTTTAACATTGATAAAACAATCCAGATGTGGGAAGAAATGCTTAACTGGAGGAAAGAATACGGGACAGACTCCATTCTAGAG GATTTTGAATTTGAGGAGCTGGAGGAAGTCTTGCAATTTTACCCTCACGGTTACCATGGAGTTGATAAGGAAGGCCGGCCAGTTTACATTGAGAGGCTTGGGAAAGCTCATCCGAGCAAGCTAATGCGTATCACCACTATAGAACGGTATTTGAAGTACCATGTCCAGGAGTTTGAAAGGGCTATACAGGAAAAATTCTCTGCTTGTTCTATTGCTGCAAAAAGACGGATATGTTCAACTACAACCATATTGGATGTGCAAGGTTTG GGCATTAAGAATTTTACTCGGACCGCTGCAACTCTCTTGGGCGGCATGACAAAAATAGATAGCAGTTATTACCCTGAG ACATTGCACCGAATGTTTATTGTCAATGCTGGTCCTGGCTTTAAGAAGATGCTTTGGCCTGTGGCCCAGAAATTTCTGGATGCACAGACCATTGCAAAGATACAG GTTTTGGAGCCCAGATCCCTGCCTAAGCTACTGGAAGTTATTGAATCAAG TCAATTGCCAGACTTCTTGGGTGGTTCTTGCTCTTGTTCGGCTGAAGGAGAATGCCTTAGATCCAGTAAAGGTCCATGGAATGATCCTGAAATATTGAAG CTTGTACATAATGCAGAACCAATATTTGTGACGGAAATCTCCAGAGTGTCTAATGAAAAGCAGGCATTTGACTCGTATATTCAGATACACCCTCTGAAG GGAAAAAGCAGTGATAGAGTGACAGCAGAATCAGGGTCAGATATTGATGATCCTTCTTCTCCATTCAGACAAAAAAATTCTACATTTCCATGCTCGACCCCGGTTGATGAAGAA GTGAAGGCATCGGATCCAAGTATCTACTACAGTTGTGATGATAATTTTACTCTGGCTGAGAAAACTGTGCTTAGAGGGGATTATCCTGAGGACCAACCACTTGAAATCAACAATTTGGGGAACATTCCCCATGAAGTGACATCAAACCTGGAAG GTTTATTCATCCGTTGGTTTGACTTTGTCAAGGAAAAGGTTGGGAAAACAAGTATCCCAAATGCGACAAGAACCTTGTTATCATTCGTGATCAAGCTATTTGCACTTTGTCGTAGTCTACCATTTGAATATTGGAGAAGGCAGAACAACATTTATCCATCTAATTTGATGGAACATAACACAGATGTCCATTCAACTGCTGCTGAAGCTATGAATGAAGAAGACCATGTCCGTCCATGTATATATCGTCTTCAGAGACTAGAGAAAATATACGAGGAACTTAGCAAAAGGCCTGCTGTAATCCCTTTGGAAAAGGAGAAAATGCTAACAGAATCTCTGGAGAGGATAAAGTCTGTGGAGTCTGACCTTGAGAAAACAAAGA CGTTGTGCTCACAGGTACTGCATACTACAGTGGTAAAGCAACTCGAGATTGCTAAGTTGCTAGACAATTTACGGGAGTCTAAATGTCGTGTAAGTAGTTCTGTGATAATTGATTAA
- the LOC133670304 gene encoding phosphatidylinositol/phosphatidylcholine transfer protein SFH13 isoform X3, which yields MSGVEGIVVNDENRERRSDFENSEDERRRSKIGNFKKKALNASNKLTHSFKKRGKRIIDNGVSSVSIEDVRDAKEESAVHELRQKLLEKDLLPPGHDDYHTLLRFLKAREFNIDKTIQMWEEMLNWRKEYGTDSILEDFEFEELEEVLQFYPHGYHGVDKEGRPVYIERLGKAHPSKLMRITTIERYLKYHVQEFERAIQEKFSACSIAAKRRICSTTTILDVQGLGIKNFTRTAATLLGGMTKIDSSYYPETLHRMFIVNAGPGFKKMLWPVAQKFLDAQTIAKIQVLEPRSLPKLLEVIESSQLPDFLGGSCSCSAEGECLRSSKGPWNDPEILKLVHNAEPIFVTEISRVSNEKQAFDSYIQIHPLKGKSSDRVTAESGSDIDDPSSPFRQKNSTFPCSTPVDEEVKASDPSIYYSCDDNFTLAEKTVLRGDYPEDQPLEINNLGNIPHEVTSNLEGLFIRWFDFVKEKVGKTSIPNATRTLLSFVIKLFALCRSLPFEYWRRQNNIYPSNLMEHNTDVHSTAAEAMNEEDHVRPCIYRLQRLEKIYEELSKRPAVIPLEKEKMLTESLERIKSVESDLEKTKSTAYYSGKATRDC from the exons ATGTCAG GTGTTGAAGGAATCGTGGTTAATGatgaaaacagagagagaagatCTGATTTTGAGAACTCTGAAGATGAAAGACGACGGTCAAAAATTGgtaatttcaagaaaaaggCTTTGAACGCTTCAAATAAGCTCACCCACTCCTTTaagaaaagagggaaaaggATAATAGATAATGGGGTTTCGTCAGTTTCCATAGAAGATGTAAGGGATGCAAAAGAGGAGAGTGCTGTCCATGAATTGCGCCAAAAGCTTCTTGAAAAAGATTTGTTGCCTCCTGGGCATGATGACTATCATACTTTGTTAAG ATTTTTGAAAGCAAGAGAGTTTAACATTGATAAAACAATCCAGATGTGGGAAGAAATGCTTAACTGGAGGAAAGAATACGGGACAGACTCCATTCTAGAG GATTTTGAATTTGAGGAGCTGGAGGAAGTCTTGCAATTTTACCCTCACGGTTACCATGGAGTTGATAAGGAAGGCCGGCCAGTTTACATTGAGAGGCTTGGGAAAGCTCATCCGAGCAAGCTAATGCGTATCACCACTATAGAACGGTATTTGAAGTACCATGTCCAGGAGTTTGAAAGGGCTATACAGGAAAAATTCTCTGCTTGTTCTATTGCTGCAAAAAGACGGATATGTTCAACTACAACCATATTGGATGTGCAAGGTTTG GGCATTAAGAATTTTACTCGGACCGCTGCAACTCTCTTGGGCGGCATGACAAAAATAGATAGCAGTTATTACCCTGAG ACATTGCACCGAATGTTTATTGTCAATGCTGGTCCTGGCTTTAAGAAGATGCTTTGGCCTGTGGCCCAGAAATTTCTGGATGCACAGACCATTGCAAAGATACAG GTTTTGGAGCCCAGATCCCTGCCTAAGCTACTGGAAGTTATTGAATCAAG TCAATTGCCAGACTTCTTGGGTGGTTCTTGCTCTTGTTCGGCTGAAGGAGAATGCCTTAGATCCAGTAAAGGTCCATGGAATGATCCTGAAATATTGAAG CTTGTACATAATGCAGAACCAATATTTGTGACGGAAATCTCCAGAGTGTCTAATGAAAAGCAGGCATTTGACTCGTATATTCAGATACACCCTCTGAAG GGAAAAAGCAGTGATAGAGTGACAGCAGAATCAGGGTCAGATATTGATGATCCTTCTTCTCCATTCAGACAAAAAAATTCTACATTTCCATGCTCGACCCCGGTTGATGAAGAA GTGAAGGCATCGGATCCAAGTATCTACTACAGTTGTGATGATAATTTTACTCTGGCTGAGAAAACTGTGCTTAGAGGGGATTATCCTGAGGACCAACCACTTGAAATCAACAATTTGGGGAACATTCCCCATGAAGTGACATCAAACCTGGAAG GTTTATTCATCCGTTGGTTTGACTTTGTCAAGGAAAAGGTTGGGAAAACAAGTATCCCAAATGCGACAAGAACCTTGTTATCATTCGTGATCAAGCTATTTGCACTTTGTCGTAGTCTACCATTTGAATATTGGAGAAGGCAGAACAACATTTATCCATCTAATTTGATGGAACATAACACAGATGTCCATTCAACTGCTGCTGAAGCTATGAATGAAGAAGACCATGTCCGTCCATGTATATATCGTCTTCAGAGACTAGAGAAAATATACGAGGAACTTAGCAAAAGGCCTGCTGTAATCCCTTTGGAAAAGGAGAAAATGCTAACAGAATCTCTGGAGAGGATAAAGTCTGTGGAGTCTGACCTTGAGAAAACAAAGA GTACTGCATACTACAGTGGTAAAGCAACTCGAGATTGCTAA